The following coding sequences lie in one Vigna radiata var. radiata cultivar VC1973A unplaced genomic scaffold, Vradiata_ver6 scaffold_228, whole genome shotgun sequence genomic window:
- the LOC106753396 gene encoding fructokinase-like 2, chloroplastic, with the protein MACLSFPQFLSLPRCHLTWSYCCTSFNTVQLGELRSGCKWGHVAMARKKASLDSAIEEPSDNESVVEKKTTRSSKTKSPVGRTRKKAKDESPEGNDGLLDRDDASTGESSSASIDASKKTRRIRKKDASSSAGLEEKKEVKEEKKVRRRRKTEDVNLIVEDKVIEAEINDQDESSFLENVEDESDIDLELIKDVGDDISFTYGWPPLVCCFGAAQHAFVPSGRPANRLINHEIHESMKDALWSPEKFFRAPGSSAGSVAIALATLGGKVAFMGKLADDIYGEAMLYYMNANKVQTRSVRIDNKRATAVSLMKIGKRNHLKMSCVKPCAEDSLMKTELNIDVLKEAKVFYFNTHSLLDRNMRSTTLQAIKISKHFGGVVFYDLNLPMPLWHSREETILYIQQFWNLADIIEVTKQELEFLCGITPFEEFDTKNNNSLKFIHYEPEVVAPLWHENLKVLFVTNGTSKIHYYTKEQDGAVLGMEDAPITPFTCDMSATGDGIVAALLRKLSVQLDLITDKGYLEHSIKYAINCGVIDQWIQGRVRGFPPREDMDDVIPDSNGIKSISEREYRTVGGPSDE; encoded by the exons ATGGCGTGTCTTTCTTTTCCGCAGTTTCTCTCACTTCCTAG GTGCCACTTGACTTGGTCCTATTGTTGTACTTCTTTTAACACAGTGCAACTTGGGGAACTCAGGTCTGGGTGTAAATGGGGTCATGTGGCAATGGCTAGGAAAAAGGCTTCTCTAGACTCTGCCATCGAAGAACCCAGTGACAATGAATCTGTGGTTGAAAAGAAGACAACTAGGTCATCAAAAACTAAGAGCCCGGTCGGGAGGACAAGGAAGAAAGCAAAAGATGAGTCTCCTGAAGGGAATGATGGTTTATTAGATAGAGATGATGCCTCCACTGGAGAAAGTTCATCTGCCTCTATTGATGCTTCCAAGAAAACTCGAAGGATTCGGAAAAAGG ATGCATCTAGTTCTGCTGGcttggaagaaaagaaggaagtcaaggaagagaaaaaggttAGAAGGCGAAGGAAAACTGAGGATGTGAACTTAATTGTAGAGGATAAAGTTATTGAGGCAGAAATCAATGACCAAGATGAGTCTTCATTTCTTGAAAATGTGGAGGATGAGAGTGACATTGATTTGGAACTTATAAAAGATGTTGGAGATGACATTAGCTTTACTTATGGATGGCCTCctcttgtttgttgttttgggGCTGCGCAGCATGCTTTTGTGCCTTCTGGGAGGCCAGCAAATAGGCTTATAAATCATGAAATTCATGAAAGCATGAAGGATGCCTTATGGAGCCCTGAAAAATTTTTTAGGGCTCCAGGCTCCTCTGCTGGTAGTGTTGCTATTGCTCTTGCTACCTTGGGTGGCAAGGTGGCATTCATGGGAAAACTTGCAGATGATATTTATGGTGAAGCTATGCTGTACTATATGAATGCAAATAAAGTCCAGACCCGGTCAGTTCGAATTGATAATAAAAGGGCAACAGCTGTATCATTGATGAAGATTGGTAAAAGGAATCATCTTAAAATGAGTTGTGTGAAACCTTGTGCTGAAGATAGTTTGATGAAGACAGAGCTAAACATCGATGTGCTGAAAGAG GCAAAAGTGTTCTACTTCAATACACATTCTCTGCTTGATCGTAATATGAGGTCAACTACATTGCAAGCCATTAAGATTTCAAAGCATTTTGGAGGGGTTGTTTTCTACGATCTAAACCTTCCTATGCCACTATGGCACTCTAGGGAGGAAACTATTTTGTACATTCAGCAATTCTGGAATCTTGCAGACATTATTGAGGTCACTAAGCAAGAACTAGAGTTCTTATGTGGGATAACACCATTTGAAGAATTTGACACCAAAAACAATAATAGTTTGAAGTTTATCCATTATGAACCCGAAGTGGTTGCTCCACTTTGGCATGAAAATCTTAAGGTTTTATTTGTGACTAATGGAACATCCAAGATACATTATTACACAAAAGAACAAGATGGTGCTGTTCTTGGAATGGAGGATGCCCCAATTACCCCATTCACTTGTGACATGTCAGCAACTGGAGATGGCATCGTTGCAG CCCTATTGCGAAAGTTGTCAGTTCAACTTGATTTAATAACTGATAAAGGATACCTTGAACATTCCATCAAGTATGCAATCAATTGTGGGGTTATAGATCAATGGATACAAGGCCGAGTTAGGGGCTTTCCTCCTCGTGAAGATATGGACGACGTAATTCCTGATTCAAATGGAATTAAGTCAATTTCAGAAAGAGAATACAGGACAGTAGGAGGACCTTCTGATGAGTAA